A single Garra rufa chromosome 9, GarRuf1.0, whole genome shotgun sequence DNA region contains:
- the stmn1b gene encoding stathmin 1b, which produces MASSGDIQVKELDKRASGQAFEVILSPTAPEGKGEFPLSTPKKKEVSLDEIQKKLDAAEERRKNHEAEVLKHLAEKREHEKEVLQKAMEENNNFSKMAEEKLNQKMEANKENRTARMAAMNEKFKEKDKKLEEVRKNKETKDGAEGEN; this is translated from the exons ATGGCGTCCTCTGGAG ACATTCAGGTTAAGGAACTGGACAAGCGTGCCTCAGGACAGGCTTTTGAAGTCATCCTGAGTCCTACGGCTCCTGAGGGCAAGGGAGAATTCCCACTTTCCACCCCTAAGAAGAAGGAGGTATCTCTGGATGAGATCCAGAAAAAACTGGATGCGGCAGAGGAGAGACGCAAG AACCACGAGGCAGAGGTCCTGAAGCACTTAGCTGAGAAGCGAGAGCATGAGAAGGAGGTCCTTCAGAAAGCAATGGAGGAGAACAACAACTTCAGCAAGATGGCAGAGGAGAAACTTAACCAGAAAATGGAAGCCAACAAAGAAAACCGCACAGCACGCATGGCAGCTATGAATGAGAAGTTCAAAGAGAAG GACAAGAAGCTCGAAGAGGTACGAAAGAACAAAGAAACAAAAGATGGGGCAGAGGGTGAAAACTAA